ATAACCACTGGAAGATTGGTATTAGAATGGTAGAATACACGATAATGCTGCACTTAGTGGCTCAATTTTGATTCCTTGATGCTTAATTAAATTCTTCTtagttttcctttttttccttgtaTTATTGTTGGAATTATAATGAGCTACCTGTTTCTGATGTACTTAAATGTAATTGATGTAATTTTTCAAAAGAAAGGGCACCAACAAAATCACTGTCAACTAATCCATGTCCAAATTTCCAGTAAGTTCAAATGTTTTAAACGTTGAGCATCCAAATTTCTTTTTGCAGATAACAGCCTAAAAAAGGATGAGGAGGTTTCTGCTGTGATTGAAGGGAGGAGCAAAGTCCAAAGTGGAAAACTGGATTGTGATTCTAAATCAGCTTCCATGTCTCCTTCAACTCCTATTCAGAAGGGTTATCCCAGGAAGAAACAGGGTGGTATCTTTGACCTGAATGACAGACCAAGGAAGAAACCTAGATTGAAAAAACACAAACCAAAAATCTTTGATGAAAGCAAGCCCAAAAAGACTCCAAAGCCTAAGATAAAGCCTTCGACTCCAAAACCAGTTAACTTAAAGGCAAGTGCTAGGACAAAGAGTAAACTAAGAAAGGACTGCGACAAAGTCTCAGTTGATTTATCAGGAGATAGTGATATGCAAGCACCTAACAGAAAGACTCCAGGAACTATTCCTGAATCTCTAGTCCTAAAGGTTTCAACTCCTCAGCCGGAAATGGAGCACAATATTAATGTAGATCTTGGGCATGATGTGAAGTCATGCAGACGAGCTCTAGATTTTAATTTGGAAATTGAGAATGATGTTATTTCCGAGAGAGCTGCAGAAGTGATCAAAGATCATGTAACACATAGTTGCAACAAATTCTTGACAAATAGACTGGACGGTGTTAACGAGCAAGCAGTTGAAACTGATATCAACTGTGCTGCAAATGTAGACAAGGAGTCACTGATTCCGAACTTGATTGTTCTGGCAAAAGATGAAAGCAGCCATGACACACGTGCTAGCCTGTTGAAAGCTAATTTACATGACGGTTATGATATTAGCACCACTGGCTTAGAACATAATATAGAGGCAGAGTCAACTTCCCAGCCCAACCGAGGTAACCAAATTCCATTGTATGACTATTCTTTTGTTGTAAGTTTTTTACTTCTCAAAGAATTCTTGGAACTGATCTCACTTTTCGAAGAATTAACATTGGCACCATGTCTTTGGCAGAAAATGAAGCTAGTACCTGCCAAATTGACCAAAGAGCCTGCCAGCATCATATTCTGAACGTTTATAAAAGGAGGACCAAAAGTAAAACAGGTATGATGTCCTTGCCAGGAAATGAAGCTGGTATCTACCAGAATGACCATGGAACAACGGACCAAATTGGTTGTCAGAATCGTTTTCTGAAAGTTTAtggaaggaggagaagaagaaacatTGGTACCTTGTCTTTGGCAGGAAATGAAGCTGATATCTACCCGAATGACCATGAAGCCCCAGATCAAAGTGATTCTCAGCATCATTTTCCAAAAGTTTATAAAAGAAGGACAAGAGGTAACATTGGTACTATATCTTTTATAGGAGATGAAGCTGATCTCTACCAGAATGACCGAGGATCTGCGGACCAGACTGGTTGGCATTTTCCAATAATATGCAAGAAAAGGAGGACTAAAAGGAGAAAAGCACTtgtgtttttcaattttttgaatgCTCATCATGCAGACAAAGGCCAGAATGCATTGAATACTGATATGAGATGCAAAGTGTCTTCCAGTGCAAAGAGGAGGTATGGAAGACTTGGTGCAAAGAGAGCTACAAAAAAGCGTTTTAAAATTGCCAAGAGAGCTAAAAAGAGTTGTTTTATAATTGCCAAGAGAGCTACAAGGAGAAGTTCTAGAACTGCCAGTGGTACTAAAAAGATATGGTTTTCAACTGTGAACTTGGAGCAGAATGTAAACTTAAAATCACATTTTGTTGGAGAGGTTCTACCTACCGAATATCAAATTAGAGCTGCAATGGCTGATCCAGAATCTTTTGATTGTGTGCTTGGCTTGTCCCCTATAGTGAAGTCTCGGAGGAAGAGATCTATCCATCCTAAGAGGACCAAGTCTGCTTACGGGGAAGAAAACACAGATCTAGAACCTTTAAGTCTTGCCTTAACTTTGCCTCCACTAGTCATGTCCAAAAGGAAAAGATCTAAAAATAGTGAAAGATCAACTGTTATTCTAGATTCCCTCTGCCTTACATCAGAAATAAGTGCAATTAACAGGATTGAACCTTTTATAGATACATCAGCTTGCCCTGAAATTCAAGGATGCCCACAACATGAATATCTGTGGCCTAAAGCAGATAAATCAGCTCGCAATGAAATTCAGGAATGCCAACAACATGAAGATGTATGGCCTAGAACAGATATATCAGCTTGCAATGAAATCCAAGAATGGCCACCGCATGAAGATCTGTGGCCTAGAACAGATAAATCAGCTTGCAATGAAATTCGAGAATGCCCACAACATGAAGAGCTGTGGCCTAGAACAGATAAATCAGCTTGCAATGAAATTCGAGAATACCCACAACATGAAGATCTGTGGCGTAGAACAGATAAATCAGCTTGCAATGAAATTCAAGAATGCCTACGGCATGAAAATCTGTGTCCTAGATCACAGAGTAATCTACTTCCGACCTGCATTTATCCTTTTCTCACTTATTGTAATAGTTGTAATGTATATATTGATACAATTTTGCAGGTTCAACGGACTTGGAATCCTTGGTTGCATCACTTATTCAGAGGTTAGAGAATATAAGAATCTGCGATCAGAGAACCTATAGAAAAAGAATAGCGATCAGTAAGAAAAGAACCAGTAATAATGCTGGACAGCTTGTCTTGTGGAATCCTTTTGGTCCAATAACTGTTCACAAGGGAAAGTATAAGCCCTTGAGACCAAAACTGCCCAAGGTTGATATTGATACGGAGTCACTGCGAGTGTGGAAACTACTTATAGAAAATGAAGGTGAAATTGATGAAGACCTGGATAAAGAGAAGGAGATATGGTGGGAGGAGCAAAGAAAAATATTTCAAGGAAGGGCGGTGTCATTTATTGCCCGCATGCGTCTTGTCTTAGGTACATCTTAAACTTTTCTGTCTTACAAGTAGTTTGATGCTTTAACTTTCATGCTAAAGGGAAACTTCCAGGTGATAGGCGCTTTTCCCAATGGAAAGGGTCCGTGGTAGACTCTGTGGTTGGCGTTTACCTAACACAAAATGTATCAGATAATCTTTCAAGGTAAACTTCATTGTATTACATACCCATTTTTTCTCATTCCGTGGAGTGTAAATAATCTTATTGCACCCACTATGTAGCAATGCCTTCATGCTTCTTGCTTCAGCATTCCCACCGCAAAATAAGCAAGAAATGACTACCCCACAAGGACAAGCTTTTATGATAAGAGAGGGAATGCGAGATTCATTTGAAAGAGAAGTCTGTGCCAATCAGAATGATCCTGGGTTTGCTGGTTCTTCTCGAAGTGCAATGTCCATATGTAGGTCAAGCTTAGATGAATTATCTTTTGTAGATGATATACATACATCAGAATATTTGCCTACATCTTATAGACACTTACCTCACGTGGGGGACTGCATAAATGAGAGATTGGATGGAACTCGAGAGGAAAAAAATAGACCTGAGGATACTTGTGGAAGTCAGGTTACAGTCACTTGTTGCAGCTCAGAAGTGATAATCTCCACTGAGAGTGGTGACTGCATAAATGAGAGATTGGATGGAACTCGAGAGGATACTTGTGGAAGTCAGGTTACAGTCACTTCTTGCAGCTCAGAAGTGATAATCTCCACTAAGTGTGGTGACTGTATAAATGAGAGATTGGATGGAACTCGAGAGGAAAAAATTAGGGCTGAGGATACTTGTGGAAGTCAGGTTACAGTCGCTTCATGCAGCTCAGAAGTGATAATCTCCGCTAACAGTGGTGACTGCATAAATGAGAGATTGGATGGAACTCGAGAGGAAAATAATAGAGCTGAGGATACTTGTGGAAGTCAGGTTACAGCCACTTCTTGCAGTTCAGAAGTGAGAATCTCTGCTAACAGTGGTGTCTGCATTAATGAGAGATTGGATGGAACTCGAGAGGATGCTTGTGGAAGTCAGGTGACAGTCACTTCATGCAGCTCAGAAGTGATAATCTCCGCTAACAGTGGTGACCACATAAATGAGAGATCGGATGGAACTCGAGAGGAGAAAAATATAGCTGAGCATACTTGTGGAAGTCAGGTTACAGCCACTTCTTGCAGTTCAGAAGTGATAATCTCCGCTAAGAGTGGTGATTTAGGAAATGAAGCGGTCAATTTGCCCAAGACAATATCGAGAAAGAAAGATGAATTCCCAAAAAGAGAAATTGATTGGGATGAATTGAGGAAAACCTATTCTACTGGAAGATCCGGTGTTCTTACCGAAAGAAATAGGGATTCTGTCAATTGGGAAGCCGTTAGACATGCAGATGTTGAAAAGATTTTTGAGCCAATCAAAGGTCGAGGACAGGGTAATGTTCTTGCTGCAAAGATCAAGGTACACTGTAGTGGTTTCAgttctctcattttatttataaTCTATGTGTACCACACTTAGAGTAGCtcatagttgattgattgatctGCTTACATTGGTGTTCTTTTAATCAATCGGTTGGTGATATGAGCTTTGCAGAATTTTCTTAATCGATTGGTTGAAGATCATGGAAGCATTGACCTTGAGTGGTTAAGAGATGTCCCACGAGATAAAGTGAAGTAAGAACGTAAATTATTTACTCAAAATTATGGTCATCGTGGTATTTAAAGTTAAGATGTTGTCGAGCATTGTTTTATTACTCTGCTTCTGTTCAGAGAATACTTGTTGAGTATAGATGGGATTGGACCGAAGAGTGTGGATTGTGTTCGACTTTTGACACTTCGGAATCTTGCTTTTCCTGTAAGTTTTCAGCAGGGAGTTTTTGTCCACTTTTTTTGGCCTTAAGGAATCTCAACATTCTGGgtttttcttattttctcattttttgctcACAAGGTTGACATAAATGTTGCTCGAATAGCAGTACGTCTAGGATGGGTCCCTTTGCAACCACTACCTGATGGCATCCAGATGCATCTTCTGGAGAGGTTTTAATTGAATAAATTCTATTTAGTGTTGCTAAGGTTGAGCTAGTGTATATTAAGTGTTGATTTTCTTTCCAATTAGGTACCCCCTGGAGAGTGACATACAAAAGTACCTTTGGCCACGTCTTTGCAACCTTGATCTGCTAACACTGTAATGCATTTCCACTTTCTTTAGAGTTTTCGTGTTAATGGATTTGCTTGTTACCTTTAATTCTAAGTAACCGAAAATTTGTTCCTGAAAATCTTCTGCTCATTAAGTTTGGTACGTGTGGCAGATATGAACTGCATTATCATATGATCACATTTGGAAAGGTCAGATTTACACTCAACCGTCAATGAGAGCAGAGTTTGATTAGCTATATTATTTCTTCACTGAGCACTAACAGCAGGAGTTTTCTTCAATATCACACAGGTTTTCTGTACGAAGAGAAGTCCAAACTGTAATGCCTGCCCAATGAGAGCCGACTGCAGACACTTTGCAAGTGCATTTGCAAGGTTCGCATCGGATTACTGCTCAACtataaaataaactattttttgtttttttgatgcAATTGATATCTAGGCCTGTTTAGTAAACGAAAATATCTGAAGTATTAACAATTCCCATAGGTAAAGATAATAGAAGGAGACAAGataggaaaagaaagagaagaaaatttgGTAAAGAAGTATCACTAGTAGGTTACTTCCCTTTTGGTGTTGGTAGAAAAACCTATTCACCTGAATAACCTCAGGTGCAAAAAAGTGATTTCCAAACAATGAATACTTCATATTCCAAGAAACCTTGTCAAATTCATCCTCGTGCGTCAGAATATTTATAAATTTGCACTATGCAGTTCTAGGCTTCGCCTCCCAGGACCACAGCAGAAAGGAGTGGTCACCGTTAAGCAGCCTGTTAGAGTTGATGAAGTCCCAAACATGTGTCTGCCATCACCAACTTTGTCCCTTTCTAGCAGAAGCTTCTTGGAGTCCAGGTTCCAGACTCAAGATTGTGAGCCTATCATAGAAATGCCAGCATCTCCTGAGCAAAAACCTCTAGAATCACTGGAACGAGACATTGAAGACTTTCCTTATGAGGTGGAGCATGAGCAGGAGATACCTACCATCCGACTCAACACTGAAGAGTTTCGAGAAAATGTCTTGAACTTTATCAACAAGTCCAACACTACAGAGTTTCAAGAAAGTGTGTTGAACATTGTTGATGAGATCAGTACATTGAATCGAGATGAAGAAGTGTCAAAAGCCTTGGTTCTTTTGAATCCAGTGTCTGCTTCACATCCTGCTCGTAAACTGAAGTATGAGAGTCGACTAAGGACTGAGCACTTAGTGTAAGTAATAATTCCATCTTTTTGCGTATAGCAAATATTTCAAGTTACAGAACCATATGCTTATAACATGAGCAAATAGTATGTTAAATTGAACACATGCAGTTGTTATTTGCTTAAGCTTTTGGCATACAGCATTTGGCTGATTATAACTATGACAGGGTTTGATGTTTTTGACATCAAAATTTTCATCAGGCAGCATATTTACTAAGTCTTGATACTTATATTTCTTATGTGAGAAAATATCTAGAAAAGTTTCATAAAAGCCAACAATTCCTCATTCGGTTGCAGGTATGAGCTTCCAGATTCACATCCTCTTTTGAGTGGGGTAATTTCTTATACATCTTAAGATGTCAGTTGTTTTTATGCAACTACATGGATTAATGTCTACTACTTTACAGTTTGAGGAACGGGAGCCTGATGACCCCTGCCCTTACCTTCTTGCCATCTGCCGAACAGGTAAAGAAGTATTGGTGGATGCTTACTATGAATGTCATCTCCTAATAATGCATCTCTCCTGACGTAGTTCAAACTAACTATTTTTTTAACTTTAAGAGGAACTAGAACGACGTGATGCAGAGATATGCTCAGGCAGTCCAAGTTCCTCCCAATATGATCAGATAGTTTATGGAACTATTTTGGTAAGTTCATCACGAACATTCCTTCATATTGTTTCCTAAGAGATTCTTCATTTGGATATGAGACATACTACCATGATTTTACAGATACCATGTCGGACGGCGAACAGGGGAAGTTTTCCACTTAATGGAACGTACTTTCAAGTTAATGAGGTAATCAGATTGTGTGATTGTTTCCCCATGAACTCCTCTTTGTTGCTGCATGGTCACTACTTCATTGTGTTACAGTCAACCTCACAAATAATTTATTGTACACCAGGTTTTTGCTGATCATGAGTCAAGCAAAAACCCAATTCCTGTTCCGAGGACATCAATATGGCATTTGAGACGAAGAACTTTATTGTGTGGAACTTCAGTTACGACCATTTTTAAAGGTAGAAAATATTCTGTTGCTTGTAATATTTCACTTGATCTGGTCATGTTTTATCAAGACTTGGCTTCATAAATACTGATATTACTCATAATTCAAACCAGGCATGTCAACAGAAGACATTCAGTATTGCTTTTGGAGAGGTATGGCACATCTCTTCTGTATATACAAAATTGAAAAAAGTGTTGCTATTGTGAGGTTCTATACCTTCATATCTCTTCTGAACTTGATATATTAAATAGAATTACTAAGAATGGTCAGAAGTCTAGTGAAAATTGAAAGGAAATCTTGGCTAAAATGGATTTCACAAAATATAAGTTTCTATTATAGTGGAAATCTTGGAAATACATAATGAAATGACTAGGATATCTTGCCTACGAACTAGGTGATAGAGAAATGTTGGAACAAAATACAGTATCATGTCTTTTGTATACAACGTAGGGGCCAAATATTATACTCCAATGACAGTGAAAAGGCATTTCCACAGGCATATTAGCCCTGTTCATCTTTTATGTTTGATTTGATGATGGTAAGTTTCGTAACAAGGCAAGTAATATCATGACCGTAATTCACAATCACCTTATGTTTAGATGAATAAAAATTACAAGAAACAGTACTTTCTTGCTGAAGGAAAAAATTGTCTTATGTTTCCGATCTTGTATCTTTTCGCAGGATATATGACTGTGAGAGGATATGACAGAGAGCAGAGGGCACCCAGACCCCTCCATGATCGGTTCCATTCAGGATCAAAAAGTAAAAGATAGTGAATTCTGATGATTTGCATTTAGAGGTGGCAAAATGATTTGATAGGTGATAAAAGcataaactatttttgaaaacctGTACCCATTTATCATTCGTTTAACATAATTTTCTTGTGAGAATCATGATCGTCCTTTGATGGAAAAGGTCATCCTAGTCGCTCATATAGTTGCTAGAATTGTTTCATTCTTTTGCGATTTCTATTACTTGACAGGATTTTCTTGTTGTAGTTATTTCAATCATTGCTTTGATCATTTGGTTAGTCTATTTTCCTGATTAAGAGCTATCCTGCCAAGTTATAAGGACATAACTTATGCTAGATCCTGGGAGACCTTTATTCTCTGTGAAACAAAGGAAGATATCTATTCTCATTTGGGATGCACTCAAATGGTATATGACTTgaaaaatatcaaggaaaaagATGGTGTATGACTTGAGTGCCTTTATTTAGGAGGAGTCGAACATATGTCAGTCAGCTCATTGTCATACAAAATGTTTGATGTATTCTGGACAGTATAAAGTTATGGTTGTTTATTCTTCTTTGTATGGTACTTGCTCTTTCCCTCTTTAATTTTtgaacaacctcttgcagaaatgcaggataaggctgcgtatactagacccttgtggtccggcccttccccggacccgcGCATAGCAGGAGTTTAGttcaccgggctgccctttttttttgATAGTCTTATGTTAGCTAAATTCATCCTTAAATTGCTTCATATAGTAGAGTCGTATGTTGATTGTTTGTTTAAGCAGGTCATAGGTGCCTAAAATTGAGGGATTGTAGCTGCGTGCAATTATGTCAAAGCTGATTGTTGATATATTGTATTTCTATTCTCTTACACAGCATAACTTTGGTTTGACGGTAAGTTGTTGGTTAACTATGCATGCTCCATGCCATGGTTCATAACGTCTTTAACAGGTAAACATATAACTTTTATATCACTCCTTATCATCCAAGTACAATTTAATATGTTCTATAATAGATTTCGTAGACTATGATTAACATTACCGACCTGAACGTAGAACTGCTATACCATTATCATGTGAAGTATACATGGATGTTTTCCATAGTATCGGAAGTTCAGAGAATTCTTTCTGCTCCCACCATTGTCACCCACTGATTTCTGTATGGTTAGCATACTTATTGTTTTGTAATGTAGAGGGCCTCAGAAAACAACTGGAATTTCTTTAGTTCAATTTAACTTGTACTCTGAACACTTGAAGGATGCTATGCACTTCAACTTGGCAACTGCTGAGAGGATTTCATTTAGAATGCATTTCCATCCATACCTTTACATAAGGTTTGCACATAATGTTTGGGTCTTGTAAGAAGAGCGACTTAGTTGAAACATGAGAGGATGCTTCAGTCAAGCACAATATCTATTGATGTTGAACTCCAACAGAAATGCTGtctaagaatttcaagttctaaCTTCTATACTTGGAGCCCAGTTGTTCTAGAGCAAATTTTTAGTATAGGTCTTACAGGTTTTATAATCCATGTATGAATTAGTGTATGTTATTTTATGTATGCCGGCTAAAAAATATAAATGGTGAAGCGGCtggctatttatgtaaagatctCTTTAAAATTGGTGGCCCAATTCGATTGTGCGAAGGATAGGTCCATTGCCTGCCACGGTGGGCTTCTCACAGAAATTCTACTTGTAACAGAGTGGAGATCATGCGGTAAATGTTTGTCATAGTATATTGATAAAAGGATAGTACCTGAAGGAGTTAATGAGATTGTTAAGTTGGGGGGGTAGCACCAAGAGTTGGTAAGTACCCTCCATTCTCGGGTTTAAGCCTTCGGAATGGAGTCACTTTTAGTAAAATACGCTTTGCTCTAAAGTGAGACTTTAGTCGCTCTAAAGTGGATAATCCAAGTCGAgtggaaaacaaaataaaaataaaaattggaggGTAGAGATTGGAAGTGCAGGAATACGGTGCATTTGGGCAGAAACAAACAACAATGGTGTCTCTCTCTAATGTCCACACCTGACGAACTGCTGGTCTGTGCTCGGCCTTCAGCACTGCCAAAACTGAGAAACTGAAAGGAAACGAAAGGGGAGGAACGAAAATCGAGGCACCTCAATCTAAAGTCTACACTCTCTCTGCTCTGCCTACTTCTCAGACTCTTTTATAATACCATAAAAATATTAGATTCTCATATACTCCTCCCCAGTACTGTATTTGTTATGAATATCCAAACCCCATTATACTACCCATCGGTACACCGAAGAATTTAGAAGCAGTGAGAAAAAGTCTTTATACGGAAAACAGAAGtaaaagttgtaatttttcaaATGTACTTTATACGAAAACAGAGAATAGAAAAAGCTTTTAAAGgtatattttctaaaattgtaCTAATAATTTGATGGATAGTAAGCACTTGATCTTTTTAAGttatttggggggaggggggtcgAGAGGGGGAGGGTTGGACCAAGCCTGCCTCCCTCTGCATTTTCACCTGACTGCCTTGACGTATTACTGTATATGATTTGAAAAAAATAGCACTATACTATTTTTATCGTCATATGCAAAAGTCGGCTATTCTTGTGGGTCGAAAGAATTACTTACTATATATTCAATTGTTTAATACGTAAACTCTGTATTAAATCAACTTAACCAAATATACATAAACTAAAACAAAAAGTTTCATAGGGTAAAATaatacttaataataataataataactgttattattattattattaagtttTTGAACTaactttttattttctctcaaattAGTTTTGTCGAGTGTCCAACTTTTGTATGTATGCTCTTGTTTGTGAATACAAAAAATTATACCAACAAGGGTTGTGGTGGAGTGTTAAGTACTCCTTTATCCTTAACCAGAGGTAGGGGTGGCTAGTGGGCCGGttaggaccgggaccggcccaggaccgcaagcccacatgggcggtgggcctaaacggtcctaaccggATAGGACCGGGACCGTGGGGTGGTGGGCCGGGTAGTGGGCCGGTCTCATAGGGGAGGCCCGTGAGACCGGGACCGGCTcagaagtgggccggttcaagcggtcctaaacgggcccaacggataatttttttaaattttttttttgaccgtttggctatttaaaaactagccgtttGATCTGCCAAAATAGTTGTTGGCTATttgcaaaatagccatttaaccccccaaattttgttttaaccccaaactttttataattacactttttccctattttcaactataaataccccctcattctttcatttttc
This DNA window, taken from Nicotiana tabacum cultivar K326 chromosome 4, ASM71507v2, whole genome shotgun sequence, encodes the following:
- the LOC107816337 gene encoding protein ROS1A isoform X1 — translated: MELGNAAQEQLQKAVSWAPITPDKCMLATPEFNSNNADFNKVSSISSSDNSLKKDEEVSAVIEGRSKVQSGKLDCDSKSASMSPSTPIQKGYPRKKQGGIFDLNDRPRKKPRLKKHKPKIFDESKPKKTPKPKIKPSTPKPVNLKASARTKSKLRKDCDKVSVDLSGDSDMQAPNRKTPGTIPESLVLKVSTPQPEMEHNINVDLGHDVKSCRRALDFNLEIENDVISERAAEVIKDHVTHSCNKFLTNRLDGVNEQAVETDINCAANVDKESLIPNLIVLAKDESSHDTRASLLKANLHDGYDISTTGLEHNIEAESTSQPNRENEASTCQIDQRACQHHILNVYKRRTKSKTGMMSLPGNEAGIYQNDHGTTDQIGCQNRFLKVYGRRRRRNIGTLSLAGNEADIYPNDHEAPDQSDSQHHFPKVYKRRTRGNIGTISFIGDEADLYQNDRGSADQTGWHFPIICKKRRTKRRKALVFFNFLNAHHADKGQNALNTDMRCKVSSSAKRRYGRLGAKRATKKRFKIAKRAKKSCFIIAKRATRRSSRTASGTKKIWFSTVNLEQNVNLKSHFVGEVLPTEYQIRAAMADPESFDCVLGLSPIVKSRRKRSIHPKRTKSAYGEENTDLEPLSLALTLPPLVMSKRKRSKNSERSTVILDSLCLTSEISAINRIEPFIDTSACPEIQGCPQHEYLWPKADKSARNEIQECQQHEDVWPRTDISACNEIQEWPPHEDLWPRTDKSACNEIRECPQHEELWPRTDKSACNEIREYPQHEDLWRRTDKSACNEIQECLRHENLCPRSQSSTDLESLVASLIQRLENIRICDQRTYRKRIAISKKRTSNNAGQLVLWNPFGPITVHKGKYKPLRPKLPKVDIDTESLRVWKLLIENEGEIDEDLDKEKEIWWEEQRKIFQGRAVSFIARMRLVLGDRRFSQWKGSVVDSVVGVYLTQNVSDNLSSNAFMLLASAFPPQNKQEMTTPQGQAFMIREGMRDSFEREVCANQNDPGFAGSSRSAMSICRSSLDELSFVDDIHTSEYLPTSYRHLPHVGDCINERLDGTREEKNRPEDTCGSQVTVTCCSSEVIISTESGDCINERLDGTREDTCGSQVTVTSCSSEVIISTKCGDCINERLDGTREEKIRAEDTCGSQVTVASCSSEVIISANSGDCINERLDGTREENNRAEDTCGSQVTATSCSSEVRISANSGVCINERLDGTREDACGSQVTVTSCSSEVIISANSGDHINERSDGTREEKNIAEHTCGSQVTATSCSSEVIISAKSGDLGNEAVNLPKTISRKKDEFPKREIDWDELRKTYSTGRSGVLTERNRDSVNWEAVRHADVEKIFEPIKGRGQGNVLAAKIKNFLNRLVEDHGSIDLEWLRDVPRDKVKEYLLSIDGIGPKSVDCVRLLTLRNLAFPVDINVARIAVRLGWVPLQPLPDGIQMHLLERYPLESDIQKYLWPRLCNLDLLTLYELHYHMITFGKVFCTKRSPNCNACPMRADCRHFASAFASSRLRLPGPQQKGVVTVKQPVRVDEVPNMCLPSPTLSLSSRSFLESRFQTQDCEPIIEMPASPEQKPLESLERDIEDFPYEVEHEQEIPTIRLNTEEFRENVLNFINKSNTTEFQESVLNIVDEISTLNRDEEVSKALVLLNPVSASHPARKLKYESRLRTEHLVYELPDSHPLLSGFEEREPDDPCPYLLAICRTEELERRDAEICSGSPSSSQYDQIVYGTILIPCRTANRGSFPLNGTYFQVNEVFADHESSKNPIPVPRTSIWHLRRRTLLCGTSVTTIFKGMSTEDIQYCFWRGYMTVRGYDREQRAPRPLHDRFHSGSKSKR
- the LOC107816337 gene encoding protein ROS1A isoform X2; the encoded protein is MELGNAAQEQLQKAVSWAPITPDKCMLATPEFNSNNADFNKVSSISSSDNSLKKDEEVSAVIEGRSKVQSGKLDCDSKSASMSPSTPIQKGYPRKKQGGIFDLNDRPRKKPRLKKHKPKIFDESKPKKTPKPKIKPSTPKPVNLKASARTKSKLRKDCDKVSVDLSGDSDMQAPNRKTPGTIPESLVLKVSTPQPEMEHNINVDLGHDVKSCRRALDFNLEIENDVISERAAEVIKDHVTHSCNKFLTNRLDGVNEQAVETDINCAANVDKESLIPNLIVLAKDESSHDTRASLLKANLHDGYDISTTGLEHNIEAESTSQPNRENEASTCQIDQRACQHHILNVYKRRTKSKTGMMSLPGNEAGIYQNDHGTTDQIGCQNRFLKVYGRRRRRNIGTLSLAGNEADIYPNDHEAPDQSDSQHHFPKVYKRRTRGNIGTISFIGDEADLYQNDRGSADQTGWHFPIICKKRRTKRRKALVFFNFLNAHHADKGQNALNTDMRCKVSSSAKRRYGRLGAKRATKKRFKIAKRAKKSCFIIAKRATRRSSRTASGTKKIWFSTVNLEQNVNLKSHFVGEVLPTEYQIRAAMADPESFDCVLGLSPIVKSRRKRSIHPKRTKSAYGEENTDLEPLSLALTLPPLVMSKRKRSKNSERSTVILDSLCLTSEISAINRIEPFIDTSACPEIQGCPQHEYLWPKADKSARNEIQECQQHEDVWPRTDISACNEIQEWPPHEDLWPRTDKSACNEIRECPQHEELWPRTDKSACNEIREYPQHEDLWRRTDKSACNEIQECLRHENLCPRSQSSTDLESLVASLIQRLENIRICDQRTYRKRIAISKKRTSNNAGQLVLWNPFGPITVHKGKYKPLRPKLPKVDIDTESLRVWKLLIENEGEIDEDLDKEKEIWWEEQRKIFQGRAVSFIARMRLVLGDRRFSQWKGSVVDSVVGVYLTQNVSDNLSSNAFMLLASAFPPQNKQEMTTPQGQAFMIREGMRDSFEREVCANQNDPGFAGSSRSAMSICRSSLDELSFVDDIHTSEYLPTSYRHLPHVGDCINERLDGTREEKNRPEDTCGSQVTVTCCSSEVIISTESGDCINERLDGTREDTCGSQVTVTSCSSEVIISTKCGDCINERLDGTREEKIRAEDTCGSQVTVASCSSEVIISANSGDCINERLDGTREENNRAEDTCGSQVTATSCSSEVRISANSGVCINERLDGTREDACGSQVTVTSCSSEVIISANSGDHINERSDGTREEKNIAEHTCGSQVTATSCSSEVIISAKSGDLGNEAVNLPKTISRKKDEFPKREIDWDELRKTYSTGRSGVLTERNRDSVNWEAVRHADVEKIFEPIKGRGQGNVLAAKIKNFLNRLVEDHGSIDLEWLRDVPRDKVKEYLLSIDGIGPKSVDCVRLLTLRNLAFPVDINVARIAVRLGWVPLQPLPDGIQMHLLERYPLESDIQKYLWPRLCNLDLLTLYELHYHMITFGKVFCTKRSPNCNACPMRADCRHFASAFASSRLRLPGPQQKGVVTVKQPVRVDEVPNMCLPSPTLSLSSRSFLESRFQTQDCEPIIEMPASPEQKPLESLERDIEDFPYEVEHEQEIPTIRLNTEEFRENVLNFINKSNTTEFQESVLNIVDEISTLNRDEEVSKALVLLNPVSASHPARKLKYESRLRTEHLVYELPDSHPLLSGFEEREPDDPCPYLLAICRTERRDAEICSGSPSSSQYDQIVYGTILIPCRTANRGSFPLNGTYFQVNEVFADHESSKNPIPVPRTSIWHLRRRTLLCGTSVTTIFKGMSTEDIQYCFWRGYMTVRGYDREQRAPRPLHDRFHSGSKSKR